One Planctomicrobium piriforme genomic window, GAGTTCGCGTTCGCTCAAAATTCGAAGCACGAAATTCGAAATCCGAAACAAGCTCTCAATTCCAAGAACAAGTCGATACTTTCTCGTTACTTCAGGTAAATGAATTCTTTGAACAGGAAGAGAGCTCGGGCGAGTTCGGACCAGGCTGCGAGTTCTCGATGATCAGTTACTGGCGGCAGCGCGGCGAGTTGTGATTTGAGTTGTGTCTGTTGAACTTGTGCGGTGATGAACTGCTGACGTTGGTTGTCCGGGAGGGCAGCGAGCAACATGTCATTCGTGATTGCAGTAGGGAGTGAAAGAGACGAAGCGTGAACTTCGTCGGCCGTGAGTGCGCGATCGTAGAGTTGAGCTTTCAGTATGCGGCCTGAGAGAAGCTTGTTGCCGCCTGCCGGGAGATGCCGGAGTCCGAAAGTGACGACAGTTTGTCCCGCCGGAAACTCGACCAGACCTGCTGAACGATACGGCTTGCCATAAGGAAGGCCATCGCGGTAGCCGGTCACGAGTCCATCGGCGGCATAGACGATCGCGAGGTGAACCGTTTGGCCGAGGGGAGCCTGTTCAGGCGGTCCCTGAAACGGCTTTGTGCGATGGAAGTGATCGCTGCCGGCCAGCCATTCCCGCGGGCTTTGTTCGCCAAAGACGATGGCATCGAAGACGGCACCGTCGCGGGATTGAATCGACATGACGCCGCCCCCTTGTTGGTCGAGCGTGTCGAGCTGCACCCAGGCTTCGAGCGTTTTCTCCGTCAGCGTTTTTTCAAGCGGCGGCGTCACCAGGTAGCCGCCGTTCAAGTTGACTGACCCGTTGACCAACTGAATGTTGCCGACCGGTTTGGCGGTTGCACTCCCGACAACATCGTTCAAATCGCCGTCAAATTCCCAGCGGCCGATGGGCGATGGAACCATGCGGTTGGATGCAACGGCGTTGGCTTGCGGCAGCTGCTCACGGGCGACGGCGGTGAGATCAGCAAGCTGTCGCTCAACAGCCGCAAGCTTGAGATCGAGTTCGTGACGATGTTGCTGCTGTTTCTTATGTCGTCCGGAAGCGGCACGGACGTAGGCGAGAGCTTGCTCGATTTCCTGGGGTTGAGCGGAGCGACCAAAGGCCGTGGCAAACATTTGCTGGATGCGCTGGCCGTCCGTTTGTGAATTGTTTTGCAGGAGGCGGCTGGCCCAACTGTGTGCTCTCTGCTGGATACGGGGATCATTGAGAAGCGTCAGTGATTGGGCGGGGACATTGGTGACGTCGCGTCGGCCTGTCGCGCTGAAGGGTTCCGGGAAGTCGAAGACGCGCAGGACGGGGTCCAGGGAATTGCGGCGGACTTCGACATAGATGCTGCGCCGGTTCGAGTTCCCCCCTGTCGGCGGCCCGAACAGATTGAGATCGATATCACCGGACGCCGTCAGGAGAGAGTCGCGGATTGATTCGGCTTCGAGTCGACGGACGGCGGCGTGAGAGAGGAGTTGATTCTCGGGATCGATCTCGCGGGCACGTTCAGACGGGACCGAAGAGAGCTGCCAGGTGCGGGAGAGCACCAGTTCGCGGATGAGTGATTTCAGCGAGCCCTTTTGTTCGGTGAAATGCAGGGCGAGCCAGTCGAGGAGTTCTGGATGAGTCGGCTCGAAGCCCATCTTGCCGAAGTTGTCAGGCGTGCGGACGAGCCCTTGATCGAACAGATGCAGCCACACCCGATTCACGATCACGCGACGAGTGAGAGGGTTGTCGCTGCGCAGCAGGTCTTCGGCGAGTTCCCGTCGACCGCTGAGAGATGCGGCATAGGGTTCCGCATCGACGGCTTCGAGAAAACGGCGGGGAACGAGTTCCGCGGGCTGTTTGTGGTCGCCGCGAACATACAACGGCTGGTCGCGACCAAGGGTCTCTTCGAGACCAGGCACTCTAGTGGGGACGGCGATCTCGGCTTCGAGCACACGATAGCGTTCCACGAGCGGACGCACCGTCGAAAGCGAAACATGATCGTTTGGAAGCAGAGATTCTTCCAGGCAGGCCTGCAACAGATCTGCTTGCACATCGCTGAACTGTCCGTTTTTCCAATCCCGAATCGCGATGGCGAGTGTGTCGGCGAAGCGCGACTGCAATTGCGGAAAGGACTCAGGCGGCGTCCGGTCGGCGGGTTTGATGAGCAGTCCGGCGTATTCGCGGAACTTTGAACTCGGAGGCGTGGTCCCTTTTTTAGTGACGACGGCATTCCGCAGCCCGAACCATGATCGGGTGTCTGCAGAGACGGGAAGAGGAGCATCGAGAGCGGTGGCGATTTCGAGGTAAGCGTCGTCTCCTTTCCAGTAACTCAGATCGAGTTTGAGCCACTGCCAGCGCGGAGTCGGCTTCAGCACAGGGAAAATCGTGCCGCTGCGAGGATAGTTCTGCACGGCATAACGGGCAATTGCGCCGCCGTCGCCGCAGGTTTGGAGCCAGACTTCGTATTCATCATCGAGAGCCATGTCCGGTGACGAGAACCGGGCGGGATGTTTGGTGGAGAGAGCATGCGAGTAGACGCCGGCCGGATAGATTCCGCTGAGCAGTTTGCTTCCTTCGAGGGCAATTGTGAAATCACCGGACTGACGGTTGGGCTGGGAGAGCCCGAACCCGGTGCGGAACCACGATTCGGCGTCGGCCTGATGGTCGAAACGCCACTGGCGGAAATGAGGGCCAGCCAGGAACTGTTGCTGTCGCTGCTGATCTGCCTGCCATTGGTCGACAAAGGTCTGCCAGGCAGCGGCGAACATGCCGCCACTAGCGACAGCTTGTTGCATGTGCAGGAGCGGCTGCAACGGGCGCGATGATTCTTTTGAGTCTTTCGCTGCTGCAAACCAGGCGGGGACTGCCGTCGAAAGTTTTTCAAGCCAAGCATCGGCCAGCGCAGTGCGGATCTGCAGTTTAAGGTCCGCGAGATCCACGCTGTTCTGCTGTTGCACGGCGGGGAGATCGACAATCACTCGCCCTGGCCGGCAGGAACCGAGGACTCCGAAGAGAGCGTAGTAGTCGGCCTGGCTGATCGCATCGAACTTGTGATTGTGGCATCGGGCACAGGAAACGGTCAGCCCCAGGAAGGCCTTCGAGAAGACGTTGACCTGGTCGTCGACGAAGCGGACTTTCTCATCAAGGGCATCGGTTGGTGAGAAGCCATGAAAAACCATCCGCCAGTGGGCGGGACCGATCAGTGATTCATTGAGCTGCAACTGGGTGTTGACGCGCGGTTGTTCGAGCAAGTCGCCGGCAATGTGTTCGCGGACGAGCTGATCGTAAGAGACATCGGTGTTGAGCGCGCGAATCAGGTAGTCGCGGTAATGCCAGGCGTTGCCAATGAGTGGGTCGCCTTCCGAGCCGTGCGACTCGGCATAGCGGAGCCAGTCCATCCAGTGTCGGGCCCAGTGTTCGCCAAACTGCGGCCGCGCCAGCAGCGTATCGACCAGTTGGGGGAAGACGACCGGGTCATGCGAGTCGAGCAGCGGTATCCATTGCGACTGTTCGTCCGGAGTCGGGGGCAAGCCGGTTAGAACGAAGAAGACGCGTCGCAACAGCACGGCTGAATCGGCGTCTGGTGAAGGGGGAAGCTGTGCCTGTTCCAGCCGGACGAGAATGAAGTTGTCGACAGGAGTCCGGCACCAGTCGGGTGACTGCACGGTCGGGACGGCAGGCGACTTGATCGGTTGAAAGCTCCACCACTGCTTGCGTTTTTCAAGCCGAACGGGCCAGGACGCAGCGAGTGAGAGTTCTTCGGCAGAGGGTGGTGTGTCACGCGTGTCGACGGCGCCGTCTCGAATCCACTTCTCAAAATCGGCGATGACGGCGGCGGAAAGCTTCGGCCCCGCCTTGGGCATCTCGTAGCCTTCCACTTCATGACGCAGCACCTGCAGCAGCAGACTTGCGTTCGGATTCCCAGGCAGGAGAGCAGGGCCTGTCTCACCGCCGGTAAGGAGTGCCTGACGATGATCGAGCGCCAGACCCCCTTCCTGAGTTTTGGCAGTGTTGTGGCATTCATAACACTGCTCGACCAGCACAGGCCTGATGCGGGTTTCAAAGAATTCCTGACGAGCTGCGGAATCTCGATCAGCCGCGTTAACGCAGGGGGCGAATGCGACCGCAAGCAGAACAAGCAGCCAGAAGGACGTTGGCCGACTGTAGACCATGTGCGGAACCTGACCGGAAAATCGGCAGCGAAGAAGACTCGCCCTGCATTGTGCGGTCAGGCGGTGATCCACCGCAAGCGCAAGCGTGCCCGACGGTGATGGATCGCGAGATAAGGTGGAAAGCCGGATCCCTTGCGGAATTTGTCAATGGTCAATTGTCATTTGGCCATTGAGGAAAGTTGAGCGATGAGAGTTGAGTCAGAGAGAGGCTTAGTTTTTCTGCTCTGGACTCTCCACTCAAAGCTCTCGACTCTTCCCACACTCAACACTCAGCACTCAACTTTCACTTCAGAACGCTCCAACAATTTCGCCCCTGGGGCTAAGTGGTGACGATGATTGTCTTGCGGGCGGGCAGGCTGCTGAAGCCGTTGCCATCAATGATCGTCGCCTGCACGGTTCGTGGCTCAGTCGAAGGTGTCGCCGAAACATTCGAAAAGCCGATGCGTCGCAGCAGAGCCTGGACGGCGGTGAGCGTGGCATTGCCGTTGAATGTGACGATCAGAGGTTCGCCGTCGACTCCGCCGGCGAATTGACCGATCGCCGCGCCTGCGTAGCGCACTTCAGTCCCGAGAATGGAAATCTGTCCGGCGCCATTTCCGTGCGAGAGAATGGAAAGCTGGTCGCCCTCGCTGGCATTGGCGACCAGTTGCACGAAGAGCTGCCCTCCGGCGAAAAGGACACCGTCAGGGCCGGTCAATGTCGTGTCGTAATCGATCAGGATCGGAGAAGTGCCCTGACTGTAGGTCACCTGCCAGCCGAAGGCGTCGATCTCCACTTCGTTGGCGATGGCGGCGACCGTCAGTTGCTTGCGGGCGATTTCGCTGGAGAAGCCGTCTCCATCCGTCAGGCTGACCCGAACCGTGCGGGGCAAAGTCGAGGGCGTGTTGGTGACCGTTTGATAGGCGATTCTCTGCAACAGCCGCTGCACTGCCTGCGTCGAGGCGTTGGCGTTGAAGACGATCTGCAGCCGCGAGTTCCCCACGCCGCCATTGAATCTGCCGATGACGACTCCGCCATAAGTCACGTCGAATCCGTTGAGGCCGATCTTGCCGGCACTGTTGCCTTCGGGAGCGATCAGCAGTCGATCCCCCTCTTCCGCGTTGGATTCAATGCGAATGAGCAGTTGTCCTCCTGCGAACGACGAGGAGTCGGCGTCGGTGATGGTCGCGTCATAATCCAGAAGTCGCGGGCCGGCTCCTTCGACGGCGTTGACCGTTCCGCCAAAGCCGAGGATCTGCGGTTCTCGGCTGATGAAGTGCAAGGTCTTGAGGACGGGACCGGTGTTGCCGGTGTAGCCATCGTCAAATTGAAAGGCGATCTGGCGGTCTGGCAAAGCGGGGTGATGGGCTCGCGTGTTGACGTATGCCGTCTGCCGGATCAGTTGCTGAATCGAATCCGCGGTCGCATTCGCATTGAAGCGGATGTTGAACGAGCCGTCGGTACTGCCTTTGTATGTGCCGATCGATGTTCCGTTCCATTGAACATCGCGATCGACAAGCTTGATGTGACCGGCCTCGTCCGAGCTGACGAGCAGCAGTCGATCCCCGACGCCGGCACTCTGAATTGAGACGTTGAGGCTGCTGGATCCAAAGTGAGGGGGGTTGGGATCGGAGAAGATTGCGTCGGGGTCCACGGCGACCGGATTGCCCCCCTGGACGTACGTCGGTTCCCCCGCAGGCAGCTGCAGGCGCGGGCCTGCGACGCTGCCGATCACCAGCTCATACGGACCTTGTGACGGACCCCAACTGGGCCAACGGTCTCCCGTTCCGGTCACCGCATCGAAGCTCGAATAGTAGCCGTTCGGCCAGCCTGTCACGGCGACATAATAATCGCCGGCCTGCGTGATATTGTAGGTCAGGTAAGAATCGTGGATGGGCGATTCACCGGGGGCTCCGCCTTCATCATTCCAGGCCAGCCGGTGACCGGTTTCATCAAACAATGCGATCAGCGAGTCAAAGCGGCCGTACGAATCGATATCCAGACTGAGGATCGTGGCTGCATCGAGCGTCAACTGATACATGTCGACGTCGGCGGCGTCGATCAATCCCGCGCGGTTAATCTCACCTGAGATAGTTACGCCAATTTGGGCGGGAGTGGCCTCGGAGATCTGATCGTCGGGATCATTGATCGGCGCGGGGGGATCGGCCTGGACGACAATGGCGGAGGGAAGCACTCGCGGTTCCAGTGCGCTGATTGTTGATCCCAGCTTCGACTGCTGCCGTCGCCGCCGGCCGAACCCAAAGGCATTGAAGACTAGAGAACGCTGGCGCCGGCCGGTATGGCGGGAAAACATCTGAGCACCCAGTCTGATCGCGTTGAGAAGAACGAGCAATTGACAGGGACGCTAGCAGATCAAATTGCTTCCATCCATCGACTTCTTCGCACTCAACACTCAACTCCCTGTCTGGCTCTGGACACTCAGCTCAACACTCGACTCTTCAAATCGCGATGATGCGGCGGACGAGGCACCACAGCAGGAAGAGCAGGGCGGCGCAGACGACGAGCAGCAGCAGGCCGTAGCGGACGAAGATCCAGAGGAGGTCCTGCATCGGCTGCACGGCGGCGTCACGGCGTTCCTGCACGATGGCGACCCAGTCGATGAACGACGCTTTTGCTCCTGCAGCGAGCCAGACGCCGGCGTATTCGGGGCTCTGGTCGGACATGGGATCTTCATAAGCAGGCATCTTGCCGCCCGCGCGGAGGGCACGGCGGAGCTCGGTTTCTTCCGATTGCGTCAGGTGCAGCGTTTCCTTCATCCGGGCGTCGGTTTTTTCGGCATGATTCTGTGACTGGATCCAGTGGTGATCGAGCACGAGCGGGGGTTCTTCGCGGAGGTCGACCAGTGAGAGGAGCCGGTCCTTCTCCTGCAGCGACTTTTCCTTGC contains:
- a CDS encoding DUF1553 domain-containing protein, with the translated sequence MVYSRPTSFWLLVLLAVAFAPCVNAADRDSAARQEFFETRIRPVLVEQCYECHNTAKTQEGGLALDHRQALLTGGETGPALLPGNPNASLLLQVLRHEVEGYEMPKAGPKLSAAVIADFEKWIRDGAVDTRDTPPSAEELSLAASWPVRLEKRKQWWSFQPIKSPAVPTVQSPDWCRTPVDNFILVRLEQAQLPPSPDADSAVLLRRVFFVLTGLPPTPDEQSQWIPLLDSHDPVVFPQLVDTLLARPQFGEHWARHWMDWLRYAESHGSEGDPLIGNAWHYRDYLIRALNTDVSYDQLVREHIAGDLLEQPRVNTQLQLNESLIGPAHWRMVFHGFSPTDALDEKVRFVDDQVNVFSKAFLGLTVSCARCHNHKFDAISQADYYALFGVLGSCRPGRVIVDLPAVQQQNSVDLADLKLQIRTALADAWLEKLSTAVPAWFAAAKDSKESSRPLQPLLHMQQAVASGGMFAAAWQTFVDQWQADQQRQQQFLAGPHFRQWRFDHQADAESWFRTGFGLSQPNRQSGDFTIALEGSKLLSGIYPAGVYSHALSTKHPARFSSPDMALDDEYEVWLQTCGDGGAIARYAVQNYPRSGTIFPVLKPTPRWQWLKLDLSYWKGDDAYLEIATALDAPLPVSADTRSWFGLRNAVVTKKGTTPPSSKFREYAGLLIKPADRTPPESFPQLQSRFADTLAIAIRDWKNGQFSDVQADLLQACLEESLLPNDHVSLSTVRPLVERYRVLEAEIAVPTRVPGLEETLGRDQPLYVRGDHKQPAELVPRRFLEAVDAEPYAASLSGRRELAEDLLRSDNPLTRRVIVNRVWLHLFDQGLVRTPDNFGKMGFEPTHPELLDWLALHFTEQKGSLKSLIRELVLSRTWQLSSVPSERAREIDPENQLLSHAAVRRLEAESIRDSLLTASGDIDLNLFGPPTGGNSNRRSIYVEVRRNSLDPVLRVFDFPEPFSATGRRDVTNVPAQSLTLLNDPRIQQRAHSWASRLLQNNSQTDGQRIQQMFATAFGRSAQPQEIEQALAYVRAASGRHKKQQQHRHELDLKLAAVERQLADLTAVAREQLPQANAVASNRMVPSPIGRWEFDGDLNDVVGSATAKPVGNIQLVNGSVNLNGGYLVTPPLEKTLTEKTLEAWVQLDTLDQQGGGVMSIQSRDGAVFDAIVFGEQSPREWLAGSDHFHRTKPFQGPPEQAPLGQTVHLAIVYAADGLVTGYRDGLPYGKPYRSAGLVEFPAGQTVVTFGLRHLPAGGNKLLSGRILKAQLYDRALTADEVHASSLSLPTAITNDMLLAALPDNQRQQFITAQVQQTQLKSQLAALPPVTDHRELAAWSELARALFLFKEFIYLK
- a CDS encoding DVUA0089 family protein, with product MFSRHTGRRQRSLVFNAFGFGRRRRQQSKLGSTISALEPRVLPSAIVVQADPPAPINDPDDQISEATPAQIGVTISGEINRAGLIDAADVDMYQLTLDAATILSLDIDSYGRFDSLIALFDETGHRLAWNDEGGAPGESPIHDSYLTYNITQAGDYYVAVTGWPNGYYSSFDAVTGTGDRWPSWGPSQGPYELVIGSVAGPRLQLPAGEPTYVQGGNPVAVDPDAIFSDPNPPHFGSSSLNVSIQSAGVGDRLLLVSSDEAGHIKLVDRDVQWNGTSIGTYKGSTDGSFNIRFNANATADSIQQLIRQTAYVNTRAHHPALPDRQIAFQFDDGYTGNTGPVLKTLHFISREPQILGFGGTVNAVEGAGPRLLDYDATITDADSSSFAGGQLLIRIESNAEEGDRLLIAPEGNSAGKIGLNGFDVTYGGVVIGRFNGGVGNSRLQIVFNANASTQAVQRLLQRIAYQTVTNTPSTLPRTVRVSLTDGDGFSSEIARKQLTVAAIANEVEIDAFGWQVTYSQGTSPILIDYDTTLTGPDGVLFAGGQLFVQLVANASEGDQLSILSHGNGAGQISILGTEVRYAGAAIGQFAGGVDGEPLIVTFNGNATLTAVQALLRRIGFSNVSATPSTEPRTVQATIIDGNGFSSLPARKTIIVTT